From Agrobacterium vitis:
ACGGTGCGGGTCAATGCCTCGGTTGCGTTTGGCGTGCTTGGTCTCGAACCTTTATTGCCCGCCTTCTGGCAAGCCCATCCCAACATTATTGTCGACCTGTCGCTGTCCGATGACATTATCGATCTCTATATGGAGCGTACCGACGTCGCCTTCCGGGTGGGCAGTTTGCAGAATTCGACGATGATGGCGCGTCGCATCGGCGTCGCCCGTCGCAAGATCGTCGCAGCCCCCGCTTATCTTGAGAGCCACGGCATGCCCCAAACCATCGAGGATCTCGGGCAGCATAATTGTCTTGGGTTCAACTTCCGCAGGATAGCACCGGTGTGGCCTCTAAGGGAGAGTGGCCGGATCGTCGATCGTGCCGTCCATGGATCGCTCGTTGCCAACAACGGAGAGACGGTGCGGCGCATGGCAATTGCAGGCGTCGGGCTCGCCCGCCTCGGCGATTATCACGTCCGCGCCGATCTGGCCGCCGGGCGTCTGGTCGAGGTTCTTGCCTCGGCGGTGGAAGGTGACGAGGAGGAGATCAATGCCCTCTATCTCGGTGGACGCCGTCTGGCGCATCGCGTCCGTGTCTTTCTCGATTTCATGGCGCCGCGTCTTCAAGGCTTCCTGCATCAGCGATAGTTTTCTGCTGAGGGCGTTACGAGCACACTATGTGTCATGCTACACTATCCCGTACGATGATCGCTGCGCGGTTATTTTTTCGGTGTCCTCGGGTTTGGCATTGGCCGTTAGACTTTGCCTTGGGAAACGTGGAACTTCCTGGACGGTAGGGGCTTATAAAGTTTTGAATAGAGATCGAATATGAGTGTTGCATTTACCAAGGAAGACAGTGCGGAAACGGCAGCTGAAACACTACTGCCCGAGCGCCCGATTTCGCCACATCCGAATCTTGTGACGGAATCGGGATTAAAAGCTCTGGAACGGCAACGTTTGCAAGCACGTGAGGCCTATGATGCCGCGCGGGCAATTGAGGACGTCAATGAACGGCGTCGGCAGATGGCCAGCCCTTTTCGGGATTTGAACTACCTTGAAGAGAGGCTTCACACGGCTCAGGTCATGCCCGATCCGACCTCCGCAGATCATGTTGCTTTTGGGACGACCGTGACGTTCACCCGTGATGATGGGCGCGTCCAAACCTATCGTATCGTCGGCGAAGACGAAGCCGATCCAAAAGCGGGATCGATCTCCTATGTCTCCCCGGTGGCAAGGGTGCTTATCGGCAAGGCTGTCGGTGATGTCGTCAATCTTGGTGATCAAGAGCTTGAGATCACGGCTATCTCGCCGTGATCTGGAGCGAATGCAAAACGATGGGTCATCGGTTGCCGGTATCAGCGCTGATGAGACAGAATTGAACGATCGCACCAGCGAAAAGTGGACACCGGTCTTCGCTAGAGCCTGTCAGGTTCCATCTGAACCTGACAGGCTGTCGTCGTTACGCTACCCCACCGATGCGGGCCCATTGTGGAATCCACTGGTCGTGAGCCTTCAACAGGTCCGTCGTCAATGACCAGATCTGGTCGAGGTCGAGTTCGGCTGCGGTATGCGGGTCCATCATCGCGGCATGATAGAGGTGTGCGGGGTTTTCGTTAATCAAGGCAGCCACCGTCAGTTCCTGCACGTTGATATTGGTGCGCATCAGGGCCGTCAGTTGCGGTGGCAGGGCACCGATGGTGGTGGGCTGAATGCCGTTGTCATCGACCAGGCAGGGTACTTCCACGGCGCAATTGTCCGGTAGCGAGGTGATGCAGCCATTGTTGCGCAGGTTGCCGTAAATCACCGAGGGTTCACCCGTCCAGACTGAGTTGATGATCGAGGAGGCATATTCCTTCGATGGTTTGACCTCGATCTTGTCTGCGGAACGATAGGCGGCGGCTTGATCTTTCCATCGCTCCACCTGCTCAATGCAGCGCTTGGGATATTCATCCAGTGGAATACCGAATTTCTCGATCAGGTCTTCGCGGCCTTCCTTGATGAAATACGGCGTGTATTCGGCGAAATGCTCCGAGCTTTCGGTGACGAAATAGCCAAGGCGCGTCAGCATTTCATAGCGCACCTTGTTGGGGCAGCGCGGGTTCCAGGTTGGCTTGGGCGCACGGCCTTCCCGGTAGCCGCGCAACAGATCGGGATAGAGATCACGATAGGAGCCATCCGGCTGGCGATGCTCAAAATTGAGGTAAAACGCCATGTGGTTGATACCGGCAGAGCGGTAGCGGATGTCCTCATAGGGAATGGACAGATCCTCTGCCAGTTCCATGGCCGTGCCCTGAACGGAGTGGCACAGGCCAACCTGTTTGATGGCCGGATATTTCTCGGCAATCGCCCAGGTGTTGATGGCCATCGGGTTGACATATTGCAGCATGATCGCTTGCGGGCAGACCTGCATCATATCCTCGCAAATGCTCCACAGATGCGGCACGGTGCGTAAGCCCCGCATGATGCCACCGACACCCAATGTATCGGCAATGGTCTGGCGCAGACCGTATTTCTTTGGCACTTCGAAATCGGTGACGGTGCAAGGCTCATAACCGCCGATCTGAAAGGCGACGACCACGAAATTGGCCCCCTCCAGCGCTTGACGCTGATGCGAAAAGGTCTCGACCGTGGCGGATGCGCCAAGGGTGGAAATCAGCTTTCTGGCAACAACTTCGCTTTCTTCCAGACGCTGCGGATTGATATCCATCAGCGCGATCCGCGCACCTGAGAGTGCCGGACGTTGTAATACGTCGCCAATGATATTCTTCATGAACACGGTGGAACCGGCACCAATGAAGGTGATTTTGGGCTGTTTTGTCATGATAGGGGTCTCGCTGTCTTGGGGATTATGTGGCGACGTTGAAAGCAGCTCTGACGAGCCGCTGGGTGTAGGCGGTTTGGGGATGGCTGAGAATGTCCTCAACAGGTCCCTGCTCGACGATCTGCCCGTGCTGCATCACCGCAACCCGGTGGCAGAGGGCACGAACAACCTTGAGATCATGGGAGATGAAGAGGTAGCTCAGACCTTTTTCGTCTTGCAGCTTGCGCAACAGGTCGATGATCTGGGCTTGAACGGAGAGATCAAGCGCCGATGTCGGCTCATCCAGCAGAATGAATTCCGGCTCCAGCGCCACGGCACGGGCGATGGCGATCCTCTGGCGTTGACCACCGGAAAATTCGTGCGGAAACCGCGACAGGATATTGCCGGGCATTCCGGCGCTGATCAGCGCCTCGCGCACGCGGTCCAGCCGCTCGCTGCGGCTTGTGCCGATATTGTTGACGACGAGCCCTTCCTCAATGATCTGGCCCACCGACATGCGCGGGTTGAGCGAGGAAAATGGGTCCTGAAACACCACCTGCATACGGGAGCGCAAGGGCCGCATCTGTTCGCGGCTGTTGTTCTCTATGGCTTGGCCGTCAAACAGGATCTGGCCGCTATCAACGCTCATGAGTTTCACGAGGGCTTGGCCAAAGGTGGTTTTGCCGGAACCGCTCTCGCCCACCAGACCTAGCGTTTCATGGCGATGCAGGGTGATGGAAAGGCTGTTGACGGCGACCAGCTCTTTCAACTGCGGTTTGAAGAAACCGCCATGCTTGAGCATGAAAGACACGCGCACATCGCGGCCTTCCAGAATACTGGCAGAGTCGACAGGCATGGGATTGGCCATGCCCTTGGGTTCCGATGCCAGCAGATGGCGGGTGTAGGGATGCTGCGGATTTTCAAACAGTGCCGTCGTGGTGTTGTGCTCTTTCACCTCACCGTTCTGCATCACATAGACATAGTCTGAAAACTGCCGAACGACCGTCAAATCATGGGTGATCAGGATTACCGCCATGCCCAGGCTTTTTTGCAGATCGCGGATCAGGTTGAGAATCTGCGCCTGTACGGTGACATCCAGCGCCGTTGTCGGCTCATCGGCAATCAGCACATCCGGGTTGTTGGCCAGTGCCATGGCGATCATAATGCGCTGACGCTGGCCGCCGGACAGCTGGTGCGGATATTGGTTGAGGCGGGCTTCTGGCTCCGGGATTTGCACCTGGCGCAACAGCTCCAATGTGCGCTCCATGGCCTGCTTGCTGCTCATCTTCTGATGCACACGGATGGCTTCGGTGATCTGAGCGCCAATGGTATAGACCGGATTGAGCGAGCTCATCGGCTCCTGAAAAATCATCGAGATGCGGTTTCCCCGCAGCGCCCGACGCTGGCGATCCGAAAATTTCAGGATATTCTGTCCGTCATAGGCAATGCTGGAGCGGGTCGATAAGGCGGCGCGCTTGGTGAGAAGCCCCATGACAATGCGGGCCGTGACCGACTTGCCAGAGCCGGATTCGCCCACAACCGCAATGGTTTCGCCCCGATACAGCTGGAAGGAGACGTTCTTGACCGCCTCCACCGTGCCACCTTCGACCTTAAAGGATACGGCCAGTTGGCGGGCGTCGATTATCGGCGTGCCGAGGCGGCTGGTGTGATCGTGCCTCTGATCAGGCGCCAATGCATTGGTGGTGTTTGGCATGACTTGGCCTCCTCAATAGGGGTCAACGGCGTCGCGCAACCCATCGCCCAGCGCATTGAACGCAAACACGGTGATCAGCACGAACGCCACGGGAGACAGGATCCATGGATAGGACCCGATGACGGAATAGGTCGAGGTATCCTGCAACATCAGGCCCCAGGAAATCAGCGGCGGCTTCACCGCAAAGCCCAGAAAACCAAGGAAGGATTCCAGCAGCACCACGCTTGGAATGGCCAGCGTCACGGACACGATGACATGGCTCATCACATTGGGAAAAATATGCTGAAGGATGATGCGCCGATCCGTGGCCCCGATGGCCATGGCGGCCCGCACATAATCAATACGCGCCAGCGCCAATGTCTTGCCGCGCACCTCGCGTGACATCTGCGCCCAGCCCAGCGCTGACATGACGATGATGACAAAGCCCAGAAAGACATTGGTGGGAGCGGTGACCGGGATCAGCGAAGTCAGTGCCAGATAGAGCGGCAATTGCGGAAAGGCCAGAACCAGCTCGACAAAACGCTGCACCCAGGTATCGAAGCGGCCACCATAATAGCCGGAGACCATGCCAACCGTTGTGCCCACCACGGTGACGATGAACACTACCGTCAATGCGATCATCAAGGACACGCGGGAGCCGTAAAAGATGCGCGACAGCACATCGCGGCCAAATTTATCGGTGCCGAGAAAATTCACCGGCGTGCCATCCGTTGCGCCGAAGAAATGTCGATCTGTGGGCAAAAGACCGAACAGATTGTAGCTGAAACCCTTGACGAAAAAGCCGAGATTGACGGGGTTTTCAAAGTCTGGCCCTGAAATGGGCTGGAAGGTAATAGGGTCAAGCGCCGTGCTTTCCCCGAGCGGATAGGTGCGGGGCCATACGAGATTGCCCTGCTGGTCGGTGATGCTGATAGTCTGCGGTGGCGCAAAGGCGGTGCCGGTCAGTTTCGGATCGACGGGGGCGAAAAACTCGGCAAACACCACCATCAGCATCAGCAGGCAGACGAGCACCAAGCCCATCATCCCGGTCCATGAGCGCCGCAAACGTCGCCAGACCAGTGCCAGATAGGTCTCATTGCCGTGAGTATTGGCAGAAGAGGACATGGTTATGGTTTGAACATCGGCTTTCATGCGTGCGCCCCTCCGCCCAATCGAACCCGTGGATCAAGAAGCGCCAGCAGCATGTCGGCAATGATATTACCAACAATCAGTGTGGCAGAGAGAACCAGCATGAAGGTTGCGGTGACATAGACATCGCCCACCCACATCGAGCCGACAATGGCTGGGCCAACGGTTGGCAGGGCAAAAATAATCGCGGTTTCGATCTCGCCGGTCAGCATATAGGGCAGTACCACGCCCTGATACATGATCAGCGGATGCAGCGCATTCGGCACTGCATGGCGCAAGATAACCTGTCGCTCGCTGAGGCCCTTGGCGCGGGCGGTTTCGACATATCGCGCGTTCAGTGTATCCAGCAGATTGCCGCGCATGACGCGCATATTATAGGCCAGCCCGCCAAAGGTGGCGATGGCAATCACCGGCCACACATGCTGCAACAGGTCTACGAATTTGGCAAAGGACCACGGCGCTCCGCCATATTTGGCGGAATTGAAACTGTTGATTTCGGTGACGTTGAAATGGAACACCATGATGTAGACGATGATCAGCGCCATCAAGAAGCGTGGCACGGTCATGCCCAGAAATGAAACGCCGGAGAGCAGACTATCCACCCAGGTATATTGCCGGGTCGCGGCCAGAATGCCGAAGGTGATGCCAATGACGGAGGCGAGGATATGGCAAACCAGCGCCAGCGCCAACGTTCGAGGCAGGCGCTCTCCCACCACTTCGGACACGGGTTTGTTGTAGAACAGGCTGTGGCCAAAATCGCCCCGGGTGACGATGCCGGTGATCCAGTTGATGTATTGGATGGGGATCGGCTTATCCAGCCCGTTGGCGACCTTATAGGCCTGCGCCTGCGCATCGGCGGCTTCAAACGATGCGCCACCCTGATTGATCATCTGGGAGCGGATGTAGTCGCTGTAATCTCCCGGCGGGGCCTTGATGATGGCAAAGGTCACGACGCTGAGAACAAACAGCACAGGAATGGCAGAGGCAATGCGCACAAGCAGAAATCGGAACATGGGAACGTGCTCTCTAGTGTTTCAGGGAGTTGCCTTCAGCCTGCGCAAAATTCACAGGCTGAAGCGCTGCTGATCAGTTGAGAGGTTTGTTTTCACCGGGCTTGCCGGGAAGCTGGTTTTTGAACAGTTCGAAATCACCCTGCTTGTCTGCGGCGACAAACATGCGTTCGCGGATGATGGTGTCTTCCGCCCAGTTGAACATGAAGATCGGAGCGCCGACCGGAACGTTGGAGAACCGCTTGTTGATGATCAGCGCCCCCGGATATTCCGTCAGTCCGATGGTATCGACATTTTCGGTGGCGATCTTCTGATACTGTTTCATCAAATCCCGTCGCTCGACATTGTCCTGAGACGAAATGAACCTGTTGACGATGTCAACCAACTGCTTCTCATAGGGCATCAGATCAACCGTGCCGTCCTTCCCCGCGCGGTGATGCCCGCTAGTGCGTGGCCCGGTCGGCGCCAGTTGCGCGGTGTTTTGCACCACGGATGTCATGTCGGGATCATTGCGGCGGATCATCCAATCGAACCGACCGCCAAAATTGGCCTGATCGCGTTTGACACCATCCATCGAGTTCAGCACCACTTTCAGGCCCAGCTTTTCCATCTGGCCAATCACACCTTCGGCAAGGTTGCGATCGGTTCCATAGTCTGAAGTGGAAAGCAGAACGATCTGCACATCCTGACCAGCCGCCACGCCCGCCGGGAAATTGACGAAACCATCGCCATCTGTATCCTTCAGCCCGGCCTTGGCCAGCAACGCCTTGGCACCCGCGAGATCGAAGGGATAATAAACGGTCGATTGGCGATCATAAAAGCTCGTTCCAGACGACAGTCCGCCCGGATAAATGGCGGTGAACGGTCCCTTGACCAGAGATTCCCCGATCTTCTTACGATCAAGGGCCATGGTAATGGCTTTGCGGAAATCGGCATTGCGGTTCAGCTCGCGCACCGCCTGACCGCGCGCATCGGGATCACCCCAGCCATTGGCCGAATAGTTGAGCCGCAGATTATAGCCAATCAGGCGTGCCCCAAAGGCGAGGCGTGAGGGGGCAGATGGCTGCGCTGCCCGCTTCAGGCTTTCGACGAAATTTTCCGGCTGCTCAAGATTGGACAGGTCGCCGGAGCCAGCAATCGCCTGCACATCGCGGTCGGCCCATGTCGAGAGCTTGTAGTGAATCTCATTGATATAGGGCAATTGATGTCCCTGCTCATCCACCTTCCAGTAATAGGGATTGCGGCGTAGCACGATCATATCATCAGAACGATAGGACACGGGCACCCAGGCACCCATCACCGGAATGTTCATATATTCAGGCGGAAAGCCGTTTTTATACTGATCATAGGTGAAGTCCTTGGCATATTTCGGGTGTTTGGTTTTGAGAATATGGGCTGGACCGGGGCAGAATGTTCCGTAAGCCATGGCGAACAGATATTGCCGCGGAAACGCCTCCTTGAAGGTCCATTCGACGGTATAATCGTCAATGGCTTTCAGTTTCGTGCCTTCGCCAAAAGTTTCGGGCGTTGCGCCGTTCAAGGGCGTGACGTTTCGGTCCAGAACATTGTCATTCCAGTAGAACATCACATCATCGGAGGTGAACGGCACGCCATCCGACCATTTTGCGCCTTCGATCAGATGCATGGTCAGCGTGTGTCCATCCGCAGACCAATCCCAGCTCTTGGCGAGATTGGGCAAAGGTTCGACATCATCGGCCTTCACCTGAAACAGCGGGGCTGTACGGGTGAGGCATTCCGACATGGCAATATCGATACCGCCCCAGCCTTGGGTCTGGCCTGCCGAATAGTTCCAGCCCTCGGGCCTGCCACCAATCACGTGGCGCAAGGTATCGCCATAGACACCGATGCCATCGGGCATATTGCCGGTCTTGAACACCAGAGGCTCTTTCGGCAGGCGCTCCTTCACTGGTGGCAGTTTGCCGGTTTTGACGAATTTCTCCGTCACCCAATCCGGCTCGCTGTAATTTGGCAGGGCTTTGAACTCCTCAATGGAGTCACGCGGCACATAGGTGATCTTGCCTTGCCCCGGAAAGGGCGGAGCCTCGGGCACCACGGTCGGCTCGGACGCAAAGGCTGCAACAGCAAAAACCGACACGCCCAGCAACAGGGCAGCGGCCTTTCCGGTATGGATGACGCTTTTCATGATGGTTGTTCCCTCCTCACTTCTTATAGCTGTGCCGCAAAATGCGCGGCGCTCCCTTGCGGGTCATGGCATCCAGTCCCTCCTCAGAAACCGGATGTCATGCTTTTGTCTGGATCAGCTTGCGGCCTTCAGCTTTGTCGCTTGTTTTTCGGCCCGCAATTCATCAATGGAGCGCACATCGCGTCGGGCAACGCCCTTCCAGTCGCGTGTCTTGACGGTGGCACGGCTCAGGCGCTCCTTGGCCTGCGGAATGGCATGGGCATATTGCGGCAACCATTCGGCCTGGGCCACCACCATTTCATCCACCATCTGCCAGACTTCTTCCGGCGTGCAGATCGCCCCCACCAGCGGATCATGCAACACCGCGAGTTTCAGAAGATCGATATCCCCCGAAATAGCCGCATGCACTGACATCCGTTGAACATTGATGGAGGAAATGCAGGTCGCCGCGCAGGCTTCCGGCAGGGTAATACCTGCCACCATGTTGATGCCGAAGCGATCGACAAATCCGGGCGATTCAATAATGGCATCCGAGGGAAGATTGGTGATGATTCCATTGTTTTTCACATTGAAATGGCCGCGATAGACCCGCCCGGTTTCCAGAGCTTCGAGAATATGACTGGCATGTTCATTGGAGCGTTTGGCCGGATCAAGCGGCTTGCCCGCACTTTCCAGAAACTGCGGAAATTCGGTTTCAAACCAGTTCCGGGTCTCCGTCGAATAGCGCAGATAACCGCCGGTTTCGCCATGAATCCAGTCGGACATGTCAATCCAGCGGGTAATCTCTTCCGGCCGCTTGCGATACCATGGCAAATATTCCGACAAATGGCCGTTGCTCTCGGTCGAATAGACCCCGAAGCGTTTCAAAACATCGATACGCAGCTTCTCCTGCTGCGAGAATACCGGATGGGCCTCAAAGGCATCGATCAGTTCCTGTTTGCCAATCTTGCGGCCCTTGACGCGCACATCGACAAACCAGGTCTGGTGATTGATACCAGAGCAAATGTAATCCAGCTCGCCAGGACCCGCCCCCAAAATCTCGGCTATCTGCTCGGCGCCATGCTGCACACCGTGGCAAAGCCCGATCGTATCCACCTTGCCATATTCGATCGCCGCCCAGGTATTCATTGCCATGGGATTGGCGTAGTTGAGGAATTTTGCTCCCGGTTCGGCCAGTTCGCGGATATCCTTGCAGAAATCCAGGATGACCGGAATATTGCGCTGGCCATAGAGAATGCCGCCGGCGCAAATCGTATCGCCCACACATTGATCAACACCATATTTCAGCGGAATGCTGATATCGTCGGCATAGGCCCCAAGACCGCCGACGCGCACGCAGCTGATGATATAACGGGCACCGGCAATGGCGTCGCGGCGATCCGTAGACGCCGTCACCTTGGCAGGCAGCCTGTTTGCCTCGACAATCCGGTCCAGAATTGTCTTGATCATATCAAGATTGTGCTGGCTGATATCCGCCAGAGCAAATTCCACATCGTGAAACTCCGGCACACTCAAAAGGTCGGTGAAAAGTTTCTTGGTAAAGCCGACGCTGCCAGCCCCGATGATGGCGATCTTGAAGCTGCTCATACAATGCTCCTCCACAGGTGTTAGACCGTTTTGTCTCTCGAGAGGGTAAAATTGATTCGCACAGGCGAAATGAAACGCCCCGTCGATGCCGGTCGCATTGCTTGCGAATATTGCCGCGATCAATGTATATTTTCCTCTTGAGCGGCATTATCTGTAAAATCGTTCAGACCACCAGAGAGGTATTATGCTTTCATGGGTAATTCTGTGCTAAAGACGATGATTGACGCTGGGCCAATCATGCGCACCGTCTCGCTGCCCCGGGGGCGCCATAGCCTGCATACCATGCCGACAAGCACAGGCTATGAAGTGCGCAGCGATGCTACCTATGATTGGGATGGCAGGAAGCGCGGGCAAACACCGTTTACCGTTCTTCAGCACACGATCTCGGGTGCCGGAAACCTGCGCTATGAAAACAGCACCTATCGGGTCATGCCGGGCCAGACATTGCTGGTCCTGGTGCCGCATAATCACCGTTATTGGCTGGAGCCCGGGGGGCGCTGGGAATTCTTCTGGATCTCGATGAATGGCGAGGAAGCGCTGCGAATCCACAACGCGATCCTCACGGCCATGGGGCCTATTCTCACCCTGAACCAGCAGACCATCGAGCACCTTGCCGATTGCAGCCAACGCCTCATTGCCGGCGGCGCGGATACGCCTGGCCGGGCCTCGGCAATCGCTTATGAGGCCGCCATGGCGCTTTATGACGATGTTTTTGGCTCACATCCGACCTTGAGCGCGGAATATCGCACAATGCAGCATGTCATCGATCATATCTCGGCCAATCTGGATCAGTCTCTTTCCGTTGAGCAACTGGCGGCAGTGTCTGGTCTCAGCCGAGCCCATTTCTCACGGGTTTTTGCTGCGAGCGAAGGCATGCCGCCAGCGGAATTCGTGCTGCACAAACGTCTGAAAAGAGCGGTCAAACTGCTGACAAAAGGCTCGCATCTTTCCGTAAAGGAGATATCGACGATGTGCGGCTTTGAAGAGCCGAACTATTTCTCCAAGGTCTTCAGGCGTCATTTCGGTGCCAGTCCGACCGAGTTCAGAACGACCGGAATGTACTCAAGCATGGTGAAAAGCGTTGTTGAGGCCGAGACAAAACCGGCTCGATTTCATAGGCGGGACTTGAACGAATGATGAGGTGCTGGCGGGTTCACCCCATTTGCCGGGTTGGTGGTGGTTTGAATCGAAACTTGACGGGGTAAGCGAACCGCTCACTATGCCTTGAAGCATGAACGAGCCTAATGGTTGCCCGTTATGGATGTTGTTGTCGCACGGCTATCTGGCCGTGCGACAACGGGGATCGTCAATGCTTAGGGATGTGCAGGTCCATTCAACCGATCAATAACCTGAAGCAAGATATCGGCGCAGGCCTTCATCGGCTCATCGTCAGCGCATTTGATGTCGATCCTGGTGTCGCCATCCTCAACCCGGAAATGGGCTGCCTTGGAAGGCGCTGGCGGCGGCGGTGGGCGATGGCCACGCGGACCACCCATCGGGCCTTCCGGGCCACGCGGCGGAGGTCCTGCACGCTCTTCCGGCCCGGCTGGCATGCCTGATGGCGGTGGTGGCGGAGTTGCGGCATCGGCGTCGGGAGCCACGGCGCCCGCAACGGGTGCTGCTGGTGGCTGTGGCGGTACTGGCGGCTGCTGGGCAAATGCGGTTCCGGCCAGTGCAGCAAGAGCGACGGCGGAAAGAATGTAGCGTTTCATAGGACTTTTCCTTTGGTGGAGTGGAAAGCGCATCACTTAACGTGACAAACGACTTTTGGTTCGGGCGACTTCTGGTCCAGGTTGCTCATGGTCCACGAAGCTCAGGGGACAGGTTTATTGGCGAAGTCACCGAACGGTCTATGCGGCGGCGGACCTGGCGGGCCAAGATCCGCTGTCTTCCCGCTGCTATCGACAAGGTAGCTCGCATGCACGAAGCCATCGTCAAACCGACCCTGGATGGTCACGACGTCATCCTTCGTGACGAGGCCGCCGCCGTCTCCAGCCGGTCCGGTTTCGACCAGAGCCTTGCCGCTGTCGTCCTGCAGGATGAACTTGTTGCCGTAAATCTCGCTGACTTTTCCCTTGATGGTGACCAGACTTGATGCCGGCATCATTGAAATGGCAACGGGAGACATTGGGGCCATTTCGGGGGCGGGACGCACCAGCTTCATTACACCGGCACCCCCAACCGCGCCGATGGCGAGCGCCACGGCGATGGCGGGAAGAGCCATCCAGTATCGTTTCCGTCGCTCGTGCGGAGGAGAAGGCCTGCCAGCCTTTTCCGGATGCCCGTCGCTAGGATGTTCGACCGTCATCATTCATTCTCCTTGGTGATTGACCAGAGCATTTCCGAATGCAAAACCGCTGCATACTGTGTTGGAACTGCTCTAGAGTCTGTCGTGTGCGTTTGTCTTTTCGGGAAAACCGGTTTCCACTTCCCCTGACAAACTCCAGGGAAAACTACACCTCATCTGCCGTTACCCCGCTGAACCTTCTGGTTCAGATTCAGTTCAGCCATTTTCGATAAATCTGGATCTCCTCCTTGCAAATGAAAGTCAGTTCTCATGCGCGTACTGCTCGTCGAAGATGATGACGACCTGAGTGGCCGGATCGCCACTGCGCTCAGGTCGGAGAACTTCGTGGTCGACATCGCCCGCAATGGCGAGGACGCGCTCCATGCCGGACTGACCGAGCTGTTCGATATTGCCGTGCTTGATCTCGGGCTACCGAAGATCGATGGCGTCACGGTCCTGAAAGGGTGGCGTGAAAGCGAACGCAATCTCCCCGTCCTTGTCCTGACTGCGCGTGACGGCTGGCCGGACAAGGTCTCGAGCTTCAAGGCTGGCGCGGACGACTTCCTTGCAAAGCCGTTCAAAATCGAAGAGCTGGTGCTAAGGCTGCGGGCTCTGGTGCGCCGGGCAACCGGCCATGCTTCCTCGCGTATTTGCTGTGGCGCGCTGATGTTTGATGCTCAACT
This genomic window contains:
- a CDS encoding ABC transporter substrate-binding protein; the protein is MKSVIHTGKAAALLLGVSVFAVAAFASEPTVVPEAPPFPGQGKITYVPRDSIEEFKALPNYSEPDWVTEKFVKTGKLPPVKERLPKEPLVFKTGNMPDGIGVYGDTLRHVIGGRPEGWNYSAGQTQGWGGIDIAMSECLTRTAPLFQVKADDVEPLPNLAKSWDWSADGHTLTMHLIEGAKWSDGVPFTSDDVMFYWNDNVLDRNVTPLNGATPETFGEGTKLKAIDDYTVEWTFKEAFPRQYLFAMAYGTFCPGPAHILKTKHPKYAKDFTYDQYKNGFPPEYMNIPVMGAWVPVSYRSDDMIVLRRNPYYWKVDEQGHQLPYINEIHYKLSTWADRDVQAIAGSGDLSNLEQPENFVESLKRAAQPSAPSRLAFGARLIGYNLRLNYSANGWGDPDARGQAVRELNRNADFRKAITMALDRKKIGESLVKGPFTAIYPGGLSSGTSFYDRQSTVYYPFDLAGAKALLAKAGLKDTDGDGFVNFPAGVAAGQDVQIVLLSTSDYGTDRNLAEGVIGQMEKLGLKVVLNSMDGVKRDQANFGGRFDWMIRRNDPDMTSVVQNTAQLAPTGPRTSGHHRAGKDGTVDLMPYEKQLVDIVNRFISSQDNVERRDLMKQYQKIATENVDTIGLTEYPGALIINKRFSNVPVGAPIFMFNWAEDTIIRERMFVAADKQGDFELFKNQLPGKPGENKPLN
- a CDS encoding alpha-glucosidase/alpha-galactosidase; this encodes MSSFKIAIIGAGSVGFTKKLFTDLLSVPEFHDVEFALADISQHNLDMIKTILDRIVEANRLPAKVTASTDRRDAIAGARYIISCVRVGGLGAYADDISIPLKYGVDQCVGDTICAGGILYGQRNIPVILDFCKDIRELAEPGAKFLNYANPMAMNTWAAIEYGKVDTIGLCHGVQHGAEQIAEILGAGPGELDYICSGINHQTWFVDVRVKGRKIGKQELIDAFEAHPVFSQQEKLRIDVLKRFGVYSTESNGHLSEYLPWYRKRPEEITRWIDMSDWIHGETGGYLRYSTETRNWFETEFPQFLESAGKPLDPAKRSNEHASHILEALETGRVYRGHFNVKNNGIITNLPSDAIIESPGFVDRFGINMVAGITLPEACAATCISSINVQRMSVHAAISGDIDLLKLAVLHDPLVGAICTPEEVWQMVDEMVVAQAEWLPQYAHAIPQAKERLSRATVKTRDWKGVARRDVRSIDELRAEKQATKLKAAS
- a CDS encoding AraC family transcriptional regulator, with the protein product MGNSVLKTMIDAGPIMRTVSLPRGRHSLHTMPTSTGYEVRSDATYDWDGRKRGQTPFTVLQHTISGAGNLRYENSTYRVMPGQTLLVLVPHNHRYWLEPGGRWEFFWISMNGEEALRIHNAILTAMGPILTLNQQTIEHLADCSQRLIAGGADTPGRASAIAYEAAMALYDDVFGSHPTLSAEYRTMQHVIDHISANLDQSLSVEQLAAVSGLSRAHFSRVFAASEGMPPAEFVLHKRLKRAVKLLTKGSHLSVKEISTMCGFEEPNYFSKVFRRHFGASPTEFRTTGMYSSMVKSVVEAETKPARFHRRDLNE
- a CDS encoding response regulator transcription factor, whose protein sequence is MRVLLVEDDDDLSGRIATALRSENFVVDIARNGEDALHAGLTELFDIAVLDLGLPKIDGVTVLKGWRESERNLPVLVLTARDGWPDKVSSFKAGADDFLAKPFKIEELVLRLRALVRRATGHASSRICCGALMFDAQLGTFELNGLPVKLTALEWRVLSCLMLRKETVVDRRELNERVYDGDAEVDSNSIEVIIARLRKKLGSDIIETVRGRGYMLTASGQP